In Streptomyces capitiformicae, one genomic interval encodes:
- a CDS encoding MFS transporter yields the protein MTTSPLIQDQKPGAARREGHPGIALTVIAACQLMVVLDATIVNIALPHIQDALKFSTTDLTWVVSAYTLTFGGLLLLGGRAGDVLGRRRVFMTGILLFTLASLLGGFAQEPWQLLAARALQGIGGAIASPTSLALITTTFPEGPERNRAFGVFAAVSAGGGAIGLLAGGMLTEWLDWRWVLFVNVPIGVLIAVLTPMYISESERHPGRFDIAGALTSTAGMATLVYGFIRAAEDGWRDGLTIGSFGAAAVLLLAFGFIETRAKEPITPLRMFADRNRSGTYVIMLSLAAAMFGMFFFIVLFVQNVLQYTPIEAGLAFLPVTVAIVTGAGLSQRFLPVLGPKPFMVVGSTVVALGLAWQTFISPDSSYVGGVLGPMLVFGFGMGLNFVTLTLTAVSGVAPHEAGAASGLLNATQQVGGSLGLSILTTVFGSASRDEGEKQVQLFMAEGTAEQKAEFARTQQLPAPWSHEVLAQGISTAFVPAVAMAVLALVTAALVIRVRKSDLDALAGTAGPAAGG from the coding sequence GTGACGACCTCTCCGTTGATTCAGGATCAGAAGCCGGGAGCAGCCCGCCGGGAGGGGCACCCCGGCATCGCACTCACCGTCATCGCGGCCTGCCAACTCATGGTGGTACTCGACGCGACGATTGTGAACATCGCACTCCCGCACATTCAAGACGCGCTCAAGTTCAGCACCACCGACCTGACATGGGTGGTCAGTGCCTACACGCTGACCTTCGGCGGTCTGCTGCTGCTCGGCGGCCGGGCCGGTGACGTCCTCGGCCGCCGCCGCGTGTTCATGACCGGAATTCTTCTCTTCACGCTCGCCTCGCTGCTCGGTGGATTCGCCCAGGAGCCGTGGCAGCTGCTGGCGGCGCGTGCCCTTCAGGGCATCGGAGGCGCGATAGCGTCCCCTACCTCGCTGGCTCTGATCACCACGACGTTTCCCGAAGGCCCGGAGCGCAACCGGGCCTTCGGCGTCTTCGCCGCCGTCTCCGCCGGTGGCGGTGCCATCGGTCTGCTCGCCGGCGGCATGCTCACCGAGTGGCTCGACTGGCGGTGGGTGCTCTTCGTCAATGTACCCATCGGGGTGCTGATCGCCGTGCTCACGCCGATGTACATCAGCGAGTCGGAGCGGCACCCTGGGCGGTTCGACATCGCGGGCGCGCTGACCTCGACTGCCGGTATGGCCACGCTCGTCTACGGCTTCATCCGCGCGGCGGAGGACGGCTGGCGGGACGGCCTGACCATCGGTTCCTTCGGGGCCGCGGCGGTGCTGCTGCTGGCCTTCGGCTTCATCGAGACCCGGGCCAAGGAGCCGATCACCCCGCTGAGGATGTTCGCCGACCGGAACCGCTCGGGCACGTACGTGATCATGCTGAGCCTGGCCGCGGCGATGTTCGGCATGTTCTTCTTCATCGTGCTGTTCGTACAGAACGTGCTGCAGTACACGCCGATCGAGGCCGGTCTGGCCTTCCTTCCGGTGACCGTCGCGATCGTCACGGGCGCGGGGCTGTCGCAGCGGTTCCTGCCGGTGCTCGGGCCCAAACCGTTCATGGTGGTCGGTTCGACGGTCGTCGCGCTCGGCCTCGCCTGGCAGACCTTCATCAGCCCCGACAGCTCGTACGTCGGCGGGGTGCTCGGCCCCATGCTGGTGTTCGGTTTCGGCATGGGACTGAACTTCGTGACCCTCACCCTGACCGCCGTCTCCGGGGTCGCCCCGCACGAAGCGGGCGCGGCGTCCGGCCTGCTCAACGCCACGCAGCAGGTGGGCGGTTCACTCGGTCTGTCCATCCTCACCACGGTCTTCGGCTCGGCCAGCCGTGACGAGGGGGAGAAGCAGGTGCAGCTCTTCATGGCGGAGGGCACGGCGGAACAGAAGGCCGAGTTCGCCAGGACCCAGCAACTGCCCGCTCCCTGGAGTCACGAAGTACTCGCCCAGGGCATCTCAACGGCGTTCGTCCCCGCCGTCGCGATGGCCGTGCTCGCTCTGGTCACCGCCGCGTTGGTGATCAGGGTCCGCAAGAGCGACCTGGACGCCCTGGCCGGCACGGCAGGACCCGCCGCCGGAGGCTGA
- a CDS encoding DUF4153 domain-containing protein gives MEEPAPIHTATLWAALAAGVLSMLLLGEGMAVNLLVVAVPATLAAYFAGRRAGRRPRPWALVWGVGGLALLLVPALRAAAWPSFLAVITALAAGSLALHGGRTWPAVLLSPIGVFTSVVTGPVWAWQGLRERVGGDQGRRLGPLLRALVVAAVLLFVFGALFAGADAAFADLLGVLVPDVSVSDGPWRVLLLMVGLFGTLAAARTAAAPAHWDRIQVPAGRARGRVEWALPLIGLVALFAVFNAVQLAVLFGGYDAVLEQTGQTYAEYARQGFWQLLMATLLTLLVIVVALRWAPRTRSSDRTLVRGVLGTLCALALVVVASAVRRMDMYVEAYGLTRLRISVLAVELWLGLVIVLIMAAGVWGARWLPRAVAAGAVAGVLVFGFVSPDGLIAERNVQRYEDTGRFDLEYAQGLSADAVPALDRLEEPLRSCALREIKADMDEANLPWYATSWGDAEARRILDERPLSEGASALECGESEADSLYP, from the coding sequence CTGGAAGAACCGGCGCCGATCCACACCGCGACCCTGTGGGCCGCGTTGGCCGCCGGCGTCCTCAGCATGCTGTTGCTCGGCGAGGGGATGGCGGTCAATCTGCTCGTCGTCGCCGTGCCCGCCACGCTGGCCGCGTACTTCGCCGGACGGCGGGCGGGCCGGCGTCCGCGCCCGTGGGCGCTGGTCTGGGGCGTCGGCGGGCTCGCCCTGCTGCTCGTGCCCGCGCTGCGCGCCGCCGCCTGGCCGTCGTTCCTCGCCGTCATCACCGCGCTGGCGGCGGGCTCGCTCGCGCTGCACGGCGGCCGTACCTGGCCCGCCGTCCTGCTCAGCCCGATCGGTGTGTTCACCTCCGTGGTCACCGGCCCGGTGTGGGCCTGGCAGGGGCTGCGCGAGCGGGTCGGTGGCGACCAGGGCCGCCGCCTGGGACCGCTGCTGCGGGCGCTGGTCGTGGCCGCGGTGCTGCTGTTCGTCTTCGGGGCACTGTTCGCCGGCGCGGACGCGGCCTTCGCGGACCTGCTCGGCGTGCTGGTGCCCGACGTTTCCGTGTCCGACGGGCCCTGGCGGGTCCTGCTCCTCATGGTGGGCCTGTTCGGGACCCTCGCGGCGGCTCGTACGGCGGCCGCGCCGGCCCACTGGGACCGGATCCAGGTACCGGCCGGACGGGCACGCGGCCGCGTCGAGTGGGCACTGCCGCTGATCGGGCTCGTCGCGCTCTTCGCCGTCTTCAACGCCGTCCAGCTCGCCGTGCTCTTCGGTGGCTACGACGCCGTGCTGGAGCAGACCGGCCAGACGTACGCCGAGTACGCGCGCCAGGGCTTCTGGCAGCTGCTCATGGCCACCCTGCTCACCCTGCTGGTCATCGTCGTGGCCCTGCGCTGGGCGCCGCGCACTCGATCGAGTGACCGGACGCTCGTGCGCGGTGTGCTGGGAACTCTGTGCGCGCTGGCGCTCGTTGTCGTGGCATCCGCTGTGCGACGTATGGACATGTATGTGGAGGCCTATGGGCTGACGCGACTGAGGATCTCGGTGCTGGCCGTGGAGCTCTGGCTCGGCCTGGTCATCGTGCTCATCATGGCTGCCGGGGTGTGGGGAGCCCGCTGGCTGCCGCGCGCCGTCGCGGCCGGCGCGGTCGCCGGAGTGCTCGTGTTCGGGTTCGTGTCGCCGGACGGGCTGATCGCCGAGCGCAATGTGCAGCGGTACGAGGACACGGGCCGGTTCGACCTCGAGTACGCCCAGGGGCTGTCCGCCGACGCCGTACCGGCCCTGGACAGACTTGAGGAGCCCCTGCGGTCGTGTGCGCTGCGGGAGATCAAGGCCGATATGGACGAGGCGAACCTCCCTTGGTATGCGACGAGTTGGGGGGACGCCGAAGCTAGGCGCATCCTCGACGAGCGGCCGCTGTCGGAGGGGGCGAGCGCGCTGGAGTGCGGTGAGAGTGAGGCCGATTCGCTGTACCCCTGA
- a CDS encoding ADP-ribosylglycohydrolase family protein, with product MTADSSPDGRLGRALASLRGLAVGDALGSQYFVPANYPLLKRRETPPAPWQWTDDTEMACSVVAVLAAHHRIDQDELARSFAVHHDFDRGYGPAVNRLLRLVREGGDWRELASALFNGQGSWGNGAAMRIAPLGAWYADDPEQATHQAEISSYPTHQHREAVVGAMAVAAAAAFAADPAGPPSAGALLDGVIALVPKSAVGAGLRRARDMLDYGDADTVAAVLGCGRRTTAHDTVPFALWSAARALGDYEPAFWTTAQVGGDVDTTCAIVGGVVASGKAGTPPEAWVEQTEGLPNWLSVG from the coding sequence ATGACCGCTGACTCCTCTCCCGACGGCCGCCTGGGGCGCGCCCTGGCCAGCCTGCGCGGACTCGCGGTGGGGGACGCGCTGGGCTCGCAGTACTTCGTGCCCGCGAACTATCCGCTGCTCAAGCGCCGCGAGACGCCGCCCGCTCCGTGGCAGTGGACCGACGACACCGAGATGGCCTGCTCCGTCGTGGCCGTCCTCGCGGCCCACCACCGGATCGACCAGGACGAGCTCGCCCGCTCCTTCGCCGTGCACCACGACTTCGACCGGGGCTATGGGCCGGCGGTCAACCGCCTGCTGCGCCTGGTCCGCGAGGGTGGCGACTGGCGTGAGCTGGCCTCCGCGCTCTTCAACGGCCAGGGCTCCTGGGGCAACGGCGCGGCCATGCGGATCGCACCGCTGGGGGCTTGGTACGCGGATGACCCCGAGCAGGCGACGCACCAGGCGGAGATCTCGTCGTACCCCACCCACCAGCACCGTGAGGCCGTCGTCGGCGCCATGGCGGTCGCCGCTGCCGCCGCCTTCGCGGCCGACCCGGCGGGACCGCCGAGCGCCGGCGCGCTCCTCGACGGCGTTATCGCGCTCGTCCCGAAGAGCGCTGTCGGGGCGGGCCTGCGGCGCGCACGGGACATGCTCGACTACGGCGACGCCGACACCGTCGCCGCCGTACTGGGCTGTGGGCGGCGTACGACGGCGCACGACACCGTGCCGTTCGCGCTCTGGTCGGCCGCACGCGCCCTCGGTGACTACGAACCTGCCTTCTGGACGACGGCCCAGGTGGGCGGCGACGTCGACACGACCTGCGCGATCGTTGGGGGAGTGGTCGCATCCGGAAAGGCCGGGACGCCTCCTGAGGCCTGGGTGGAGCAGACCGAAGGGCTGCCGAACTGGTTGTCGGTGGGCTAG
- a CDS encoding histidine phosphatase family protein, translated as MARPRRIVLVRHGESTGNVDDTVYEREPDHALALTERGWQQAEETGKRLREIFGSERVSVYVSPYRRTHETFQAFHLNPEQVRVREEPRLREQDWGNWQDPDDVRLQKSYRDAYGHFFYRFVQGESGADVYDRVGGFLESLFRSFEDPDHPPNVLLVTHGLAMRLFCMRWFHWTVAEFESLSNPGNAEMRMLVLGDDGRYALDRPFDRWRDPESYGPTG; from the coding sequence ATGGCACGACCACGGCGCATCGTCCTTGTCCGACACGGGGAGTCAACGGGCAATGTTGATGACACCGTGTACGAACGCGAGCCCGACCATGCCCTGGCGCTCACCGAGCGGGGCTGGCAGCAGGCCGAGGAGACCGGGAAACGGCTGCGCGAGATCTTCGGAAGCGAGCGCGTCAGCGTCTATGTCTCCCCGTATCGCCGGACGCACGAGACGTTCCAGGCCTTTCACCTGAACCCCGAGCAGGTGCGTGTCCGTGAGGAGCCCCGACTGCGCGAGCAGGACTGGGGCAACTGGCAGGACCCCGACGACGTACGACTCCAGAAGTCCTACCGGGACGCTTACGGGCACTTCTTCTACCGCTTCGTGCAGGGCGAGTCCGGCGCCGACGTGTACGACCGGGTCGGTGGCTTCCTGGAGAGCCTGTTCCGTAGTTTCGAGGACCCCGATCATCCGCCGAACGTCCTGCTCGTCACCCATGGCCTCGCCATGCGGCTGTTCTGCATGCGGTGGTTCCACTGGACTGTCGCGGAGTTCGAGTCGCTGTCGAACCCGGGGAACGCGGAGATGCGGATGCTCGTTCTCGGAGATGACGGCCGCTACGCGCTCGACCGGCCGTTCGACCGCTGGCGAGACCCGGAATCGTATGGACCCACCGGTTAG